Sequence from the Thermodesulfobacteriota bacterium genome:
ATTACTCCCATCGCTATATCCTCCGGAGAACCATTCCTCTTCAAAGCGGTGCCTTCCACAGCCTGCCTTTTTTCCCCTTCGGTGAAGTTATAAGGGAACAGTACCGGACCTGGGGCAATAGCATTAACGTGGATATCTGGAGCTAGTGTCCTTGCCAATGTTTTTGTAAGCATGACCAGTCCAGCCTTGGAAACCATATATGGAATGTAGTGTTCTGTTTCTTTGGATATAACAAATGAGTCTACGATATTTATTATTTTTCCTGATCCCTTGTCTGACATAATCTTGCCCACGATTTGAGAGCATAGAAAAGGACCCTTTAGATTTGTATCCATGAATAAATCCCAATCATCTTCGGACATATCAAAAAGTTGTGTCTTAAAGAAAATTGCGGCGTTATTGATTAAGATGTCTATCGTTTTAAAATGGGCCATAGTCGATTCAACCATATTCTTTACTTCATCTGACTTGGAGACATCTGCCTTGACGGCGATAGCGCGTGTATGATTAATCCGATTTAAGTCGTTTAACAGTTCCTTCGCATCTTTTTCAGACTTGTTGTAATTGATTACAATCTTTGCCCCTCGCTCAGCTAAAGTGAGGCAAATAGTCCGTCCGATCCGTCTAGCGCCCCCGGTGATGATTACTACCTTATCCTTGATATTCATAAAACGTTTGATCTAGAGAGAAGGCAATTAATATGGCAGTTGATGCAATAATTTATTTAAAAAAGCAGTATTAATTCAACGATAATCTAATCTTATCTATTGCTTCTTTAGCAAGTATATAATCGGGATATAGTTCCAGTGATTTACGGAGTTCTTCGAGGGCTTTGTTAACCATCCCTTTTGATAGG
This genomic interval carries:
- a CDS encoding SDR family NAD(P)-dependent oxidoreductase, with protein sequence MNIKDKVVIITGGARRIGRTICLTLAERGAKIVINYNKSEKDAKELLNDLNRINHTRAIAVKADVSKSDEVKNMVESTMAHFKTIDILINNAAIFFKTQLFDMSEDDWDLFMDTNLKGPFLCSQIVGKIMSDKGSGKIINIVDSFVISKETEHYIPYMVSKAGLVMLTKTLARTLAPDIHVNAIAPGPVLFPYNFTEGEKRQAVEGTALKRNGSPEDIAMGV